CCGCAGAAGTAAAAGTTTACAAAGCAAGTAATGCAGTTTACGTTAGAGATGCAAAAGAGAATGTAGAAAACCTAAAAAAAGTAATAGCTGAATTCCTAAAGCCATTACAAAAAGAAGCAGAAAAACTGGCAAAAATAGAAGAAGAAAAAGAAAAACAGATGAAAGAGGCTGCTCTGGCAAAAGCAAAACTTGAATCTATGCTGATTAAAAAGGAGATAAAAGTAAAGCCTGAAGAGTTTAAAGCTATCGAAGATGAGCTTATAGAAAACCTTTCTCCTTATGGAAAGTACTCTTATGATAAAAAAACAGGAAAGCTTACAATTGTAGAAGTCAGAAATAATTTCTCAAAAATAAGCAAAATACTGGCAAAAGCTCAAAAAATTGATATTGTTACAAAATGCTACTACGTAAGGGCTCTTGAGCCTGCTGAGCTTCTTATGACTATTAGCGAAAACTACCTGACAAAGTACGGCTCTATCATATTTAAATCTAAAGAAACATCAAAAGCTGTAGGACTTGAAAAATCCTTAAGAGTAGGCGGAACAGCAGGAACAACAACAACTACAACAACAAGTGAGAAAGAAAAAAGCATTATTACCTCTCTTCCTAAGGTCTGTATAACAGATGTTCCTTCTGTTGTTGATAAGATATACAAAAACTTTTCAAATATTCTGCTGAAAAGACCGTACCAGATTGCTATAGAAGCAAGAATTGTTCAGATACAGTCTTCCTTCAAGAGAGACCTTGGTATACAGTGGGGAGGTCAGATAACAGAAGGAAACTTTAGAGCATCAGGTGCCGGACTTACAACAAGTTATCTATCTCCAGGAACATCTTATGTGTTTGATTTTCCAGGAGCAAGTGTAACAGCAGGAAGTGGAGCAGCGGTAGGACTTTTATATGGAACTGCAAACAATTTTATTGATATGAGGTTATCTGCCCTTGAACAGATAGGAAAGACCAAAATTCTATCAAGACCTAAAGTTATTACAATAGATGGAGAAGGGGCAGAAATAGCTCAGGGTTTTGAAATTCCATACACAACATTCGGTACTACCGGAGGAGCTGCTGTAGCAAATGTCCAGTTTAAACAGGCTCTTTTAAAACTTAATGTTATACCGAGAACTACTCCCGATGGAAACATAATAATGACAATAGATCTAACTCAGGATATACCTGATTTTGCAAAATCAGTAGCAGGACAGCCTCCTATCCAGACAAAGAGTGTAACAAGTAAAGTTGTAGCAAAAGACGGACAGACAATAGTTATCGGAGGAATTCTTGAAAAAACAGAAGAAGTTGGAGAAAAAGGTGTTCCGGGACTGATGAAGATTCCTATTTTAGGATGGCTGTTTAAAACCCAGACAAAGAATCATGAAAACAGAGAACTGCTTATATTCATTACTCCCAAGATCATCTATGAATAAGGCTTAAAAAATGTACGACCTGATAATAATTGGAACAGGACCTGGAGGGTACGAAGCCCTCCTCAATGCTCTAAGACTTAAGCTTAATGTTGCTGTTGTTGAAAAAAGCAAATTAGGTGGAAACTGTTTAAATAGAGCCTGTATTCCTACAAAGTACTACAGAGCTGGTTCCCATACAATAGAAAAATTAGATAAACTTGAAAAATACGGTATACAGCTTGAGGTAAAAGGCATATCCTTCAAAGAAGCCAAAAAGCATAAAGACGAAGCTATTGCTTTTTTCAGAAAATCCCTTTCGCAACTGTTAAAAAGCAAAAAAACTCCTGTATACAGAGGAATAGGAAAAATAATAGATAAAAATAAAGTAGAGATTATTAAGGAAGATGGTACGAAAGAGATTATAGAGGGAAAGTATATCCTTATCGCAACTGGATCCGTTCCTACTTCTGTTGGGGGAATTATTCCTGATGGAGAATATATCCTAACAACAGAGAACTTTATTGAAGATTTAGAGGAACTTCCTGAACAACTTGCTGTTATTGGAGGTGGAGTAGCAGGATGTGAGTTAGGATATATAGCCTCTGTTTACGGCTCAAAAGTAACTGTTATTGAGATTAAAGACAGACTTCTCCCAATCTCTTCTATTTCTACAGAAGTCTCAAAAAATCTGATGAGAAAGTTCAAGAAAGCAGGCATTGATATAAGACTTAATGTTTATGTCAAAGAGTATTCAGTTGAAAACGGAAAAGTGAAGTTAATTCTTTCAGATGGAAATGAGATAGTTGTTGATAAAGTCTTGCTATCTGTAGGCAGAAAACCGAATACCGAGAATATAGATGAGATAGGGATAGAAAAAGACGAAAGGGGATTCATAAAGGTAAATGACTATCTCCAGACAAACTTTGAGAATATATATGCGTGTGGAGATGTGG
This genomic stretch from Persephonella hydrogeniphila harbors:
- the lpdA gene encoding dihydrolipoyl dehydrogenase, translated to MYDLIIIGTGPGGYEALLNALRLKLNVAVVEKSKLGGNCLNRACIPTKYYRAGSHTIEKLDKLEKYGIQLEVKGISFKEAKKHKDEAIAFFRKSLSQLLKSKKTPVYRGIGKIIDKNKVEIIKEDGTKEIIEGKYILIATGSVPTSVGGIIPDGEYILTTENFIEDLEELPEQLAVIGGGVAGCELGYIASVYGSKVTVIEIKDRLLPISSISTEVSKNLMRKFKKAGIDIRLNVYVKEYSVENGKVKLILSDGNEIVVDKVLLSVGRKPNTENIDEIGIEKDERGFIKVNDYLQTNFENIYACGDVVNSPMLAHVAAYEARVAVGNIFGKEKRKRDYSIVPWAIFTAFEIAHVGLTEEEAKEKGIETVSGYYPYTYNEKAVDELEPEGFVRLVFEKNSKQIIGASIVGIEASEIIHIMAYAIKNKMTAQEVHDFIYFHPSLSEIFIYATYDIVVGKLF
- a CDS encoding pilus assembly protein PilQ; this translates as MRVRYLFPLIAVLFAITTGWAQVKISAEFYGAKLSTVIDVVSELSNKNIIWDKEAAAKSSTPVYLTIRKPVSVETLFRLALKEYDLTYIRQGSIYKIKVAQESLITIPPEVVKYLGKDVFDSFVSIIKDNVSNTAEVKVYKASNAVYVRDAKENVENLKKVIAEFLKPLQKEAEKLAKIEEEKEKQMKEAALAKAKLESMLIKKEIKVKPEEFKAIEDELIENLSPYGKYSYDKKTGKLTIVEVRNNFSKISKILAKAQKIDIVTKCYYVRALEPAELLMTISENYLTKYGSIIFKSKETSKAVGLEKSLRVGGTAGTTTTTTTSEKEKSIITSLPKVCITDVPSVVDKIYKNFSNILLKRPYQIAIEARIVQIQSSFKRDLGIQWGGQITEGNFRASGAGLTTSYLSPGTSYVFDFPGASVTAGSGAAVGLLYGTANNFIDMRLSALEQIGKTKILSRPKVITIDGEGAEIAQGFEIPYTTFGTTGGAAVANVQFKQALLKLNVIPRTTPDGNIIMTIDLTQDIPDFAKSVAGQPPIQTKSVTSKVVAKDGQTIVIGGILEKTEEVGEKGVPGLMKIPILGWLFKTQTKNHENRELLIFITPKIIYE